From Limibacter armeniacum, one genomic window encodes:
- a CDS encoding glycoside hydrolase family 2 TIM barrel-domain containing protein produces MKNKLILTLAFFSVIFSAFAEKAKAPLQRETDFNFDWKFTLLADTSSLTKVPLADADWRAVRLPHDWSVEASFDSTLEGCTGYLPGGVGVYQKHFQTPVSPEEKSTFILFDGVYNNATFWLNGQELGINPYGYSPVYFDLTDKLKTDGTDNVLTVHVDHSRYADSRWYTGSGIYRNVKLITVDKLHIPIWGTFVTTPQISQGNAEVNIQIQVKNEEAKTSSFELKTLILDESGNEVAVKVQKQKLGKGQSATFTQTLNVVNPKLWDTEHPTMYKAVTSLSVKGKVVDEYNTPFGIRRLEFKEGEGFFLNGKSTLVKGVCLHHDGGLVGAAVPEGVWRRRLAKLKEAGVNGIRTSHNPFSEEFLNLCDEMGFLVQNEIFDELDYPKDKRLNMHDRIKDYITRGYSEHFQDWAKSDLTRTMLRDRNHPSVFQWSIGNEIEWTYLHYRYITGFFTDYENPNKNSGFYGKLPMYSPDELKKRYDEWEKGEYILANTAKRINGWVKELDTTRPTTANLIIPQVSHVSGYADAVDLVGYSYRNVIIPWAQKHFPHKQVTINECPGTWDDWKQVLEHPGVFSMYMWTGIDYMGERHGDWPEKSAWGDMLDLAGFEVQGWNYFKSIWNDQPHLSIGTLPLAESGFTADSLSGFAVAESKKSYKWRDSNMHWNYQKGDSVLVEVCANYATVELFLNGKSLGYRSMSESPDRLMRWVVPFAEGELVAKAKLGNLEEKASLKSAGKPVKMLLTADQSTLTANAYDVSHLVVQLVDSKGVPVQTEDVRVNFEVEGEAKLLGVDNGAKTNTEDFQKNNILTSKGRCLTIIQSTKTAGTVTVTAKAEGFESQSIEIQVVKSPKA; encoded by the coding sequence ATGAAAAATAAACTGATTCTTACGCTGGCATTTTTCAGCGTTATTTTTAGTGCTTTTGCCGAAAAGGCAAAAGCTCCTTTACAGCGGGAAACTGATTTCAATTTTGACTGGAAATTCACCTTGCTCGCTGATACTAGCAGTCTCACAAAAGTACCGCTTGCCGATGCAGATTGGAGAGCGGTGCGCTTGCCGCATGACTGGAGTGTGGAAGCTTCTTTTGATTCTACCCTTGAGGGCTGTACGGGTTACCTTCCAGGCGGCGTTGGTGTTTACCAAAAGCATTTTCAGACGCCTGTTTCTCCGGAAGAGAAAAGCACTTTTATCCTTTTTGATGGCGTCTACAATAATGCCACTTTCTGGCTTAATGGACAGGAATTGGGCATCAATCCTTATGGCTATTCTCCGGTCTATTTTGACCTGACAGACAAGCTGAAAACTGATGGTACTGATAATGTCCTGACGGTCCATGTGGATCACTCAAGATATGCAGACAGCCGTTGGTACACGGGAAGCGGCATCTATCGGAACGTTAAGCTGATCACAGTTGACAAATTGCATATTCCAATCTGGGGAACCTTTGTCACCACGCCTCAAATCAGTCAGGGCAATGCTGAAGTTAATATCCAAATTCAGGTCAAGAATGAGGAAGCCAAGACAAGCAGCTTTGAGCTGAAAACCCTCATTTTGGATGAGTCAGGAAATGAAGTGGCAGTAAAAGTACAAAAGCAAAAATTGGGTAAAGGTCAGTCAGCTACTTTCACCCAGACACTGAATGTAGTCAATCCGAAACTTTGGGACACGGAACATCCTACGATGTATAAAGCCGTTACGTCCTTATCGGTTAAAGGTAAGGTAGTGGATGAATACAATACGCCATTCGGCATCCGAAGGCTTGAGTTTAAGGAAGGAGAAGGCTTTTTTCTGAACGGGAAATCCACTTTGGTGAAAGGCGTTTGTTTGCACCACGATGGAGGTTTGGTAGGAGCAGCAGTACCGGAAGGCGTGTGGAGAAGAAGACTAGCTAAACTGAAGGAAGCGGGCGTCAATGGCATCAGGACATCACATAATCCATTCTCGGAAGAGTTTCTGAATCTTTGTGACGAAATGGGCTTTTTGGTTCAGAATGAAATTTTTGACGAATTGGATTATCCGAAAGACAAGCGTCTCAACATGCATGACCGCATCAAAGATTATATCACGAGAGGTTATTCGGAGCATTTTCAGGATTGGGCGAAAAGTGACCTGACCCGTACTATGCTTAGGGATAGAAACCACCCATCCGTATTTCAGTGGAGTATCGGTAACGAGATCGAGTGGACCTACCTGCATTACCGCTACATCACCGGTTTCTTTACCGATTATGAGAATCCGAACAAGAATTCGGGCTTTTACGGGAAGCTGCCGATGTATTCCCCCGATGAGCTGAAGAAACGCTATGATGAATGGGAAAAAGGCGAATACATCTTGGCGAATACTGCCAAAAGAATCAACGGATGGGTAAAAGAACTCGACACCACCAGACCGACCACTGCCAATCTGATTATTCCACAGGTCAGCCATGTAAGTGGCTATGCAGATGCCGTAGATTTGGTGGGGTACAGTTACCGTAATGTCATCATTCCTTGGGCGCAGAAACATTTTCCCCACAAGCAGGTGACTATCAACGAGTGTCCAGGTACATGGGATGATTGGAAACAGGTGTTGGAGCATCCCGGCGTATTCAGTATGTATATGTGGACAGGCATTGACTATATGGGTGAGCGTCATGGTGATTGGCCTGAGAAAAGTGCATGGGGAGATATGCTGGACTTGGCAGGATTTGAGGTACAGGGTTGGAATTACTTCAAAAGTATTTGGAATGATCAGCCGCACCTTTCAATTGGTACACTTCCTCTGGCGGAATCGGGTTTTACGGCTGACTCACTATCAGGCTTTGCAGTAGCTGAAAGCAAAAAATCATACAAATGGAGAGACTCCAATATGCATTGGAATTACCAAAAAGGTGACAGTGTATTGGTAGAAGTATGTGCCAACTATGCAACAGTGGAGCTGTTTCTGAACGGAAAATCATTAGGCTACAGAAGCATGTCCGAAAGCCCTGACAGACTGATGAGATGGGTAGTGCCATTTGCAGAAGGAGAACTGGTAGCTAAGGCAAAACTAGGCAATCTGGAGGAAAAAGCCAGTCTGAAATCAGCAGGAAAGCCTGTCAAAATGCTCCTGACAGCAGATCAGTCGACCTTAACGGCAAATGCCTATGATGTATCGCATTTGGTGGTGCAATTGGTGGACAGTAAAGGAGTGCCTGTTCAGACGGAAGATGTGCGTGTCAACTTTGAAGTAGAAGGAGAAGCGAAGTTGCTGGGCGTAGACAATGGTGCCAAAACCAATACAGAGGATTTTCAGAAGAACAACATACTGACTTCAAAAGGAAGATGCTTGACCATCATTCAATCCACCAAAACAGCAGGAACGGTAACTGTCACTGCAAAAGCGGAAGGTTTTGAAAGTCAATCCATTGAAATTCAGGTGGTAAAATCTCCTAAAGCATAA
- a CDS encoding glycoside hydrolase family 117 protein, protein MRKILLAAAIIGAVQACQKPMQKQAGFPFILPDEKPNREMSAAMERIYRDYEAPQPHENELFSQFKYTELKGFDYNGHDGTITRRDPSKVIHHNGKYYVWYTYRHTPTPPQGAAKSNDTIPSSDWDLSEIWYATSEDGFTWEEQGVAVKRPEKPIVGWRSVTTTDILEWEGKFYLYYQGFMEASGKRGDDCPVAVSYADSPDGPWTPYNKIVIPNGAEGEWDQYSIHDPYPLVHDGKIYLYYKSDFNEKPHLVRMQGVAIADNPLGPFKKHPQNPVVTSGHETTLFPFREGVAALVYKDGPEHNTIQYAKDWVNFEIASITELMPIAAGPHVPDAFTNTKDGRGITWGLSHFIGMGEKGKKHSMLVRFDCDLSLDVDDPQMKGHQVYHAPEVYFRQGLSQKQRERIANENKSKNQ, encoded by the coding sequence ATGAGAAAAATACTACTGGCAGCCGCTATTATCGGAGCTGTACAAGCCTGCCAAAAGCCAATGCAAAAGCAAGCAGGATTTCCTTTTATTCTGCCCGATGAAAAGCCAAACCGTGAGATGAGTGCCGCCATGGAGCGCATCTATCGTGATTATGAAGCCCCACAGCCCCACGAAAATGAGCTGTTCAGTCAGTTCAAATACACAGAACTGAAAGGCTTTGATTACAATGGACATGACGGTACCATTACCCGCCGTGACCCTTCCAAAGTGATTCATCATAATGGAAAATACTATGTTTGGTATACTTACCGCCATACCCCAACACCACCTCAGGGAGCTGCAAAAAGCAATGATACCATTCCTTCCTCTGACTGGGATTTGTCTGAAATCTGGTATGCCACTTCAGAAGATGGCTTTACATGGGAAGAGCAGGGAGTAGCGGTCAAGCGTCCTGAAAAACCGATCGTAGGCTGGCGTTCAGTAACAACCACAGACATTCTGGAATGGGAAGGCAAATTCTATCTCTATTACCAAGGCTTTATGGAAGCCAGCGGAAAGCGTGGAGACGACTGCCCTGTAGCAGTGTCCTATGCTGATTCGCCGGACGGACCGTGGACGCCTTACAACAAGATTGTTATCCCGAATGGAGCAGAAGGAGAGTGGGACCAATATTCGATCCATGACCCTTATCCATTGGTACATGATGGCAAGATCTACCTTTATTACAAATCGGACTTCAACGAGAAACCACATCTGGTTCGGATGCAGGGAGTGGCTATTGCCGATAACCCGTTGGGACCCTTTAAGAAGCATCCACAGAACCCTGTTGTTACGTCAGGACATGAGACTACGCTGTTCCCATTTAGGGAAGGAGTGGCAGCTTTGGTTTACAAGGATGGACCGGAACACAACACAATTCAGTATGCGAAAGACTGGGTCAACTTTGAGATTGCTTCCATTACCGAACTGATGCCAATAGCAGCAGGACCGCATGTACCGGATGCCTTTACGAACACAAAGGACGGTAGAGGTATTACTTGGGGACTATCACATTTTATTGGAATGGGAGAAAAAGGAAAGAAACACTCTATGCTGGTGCGCTTTGATTGCGACCTAAGTTTGGATGTGGATGACCCACAAATGAAAGGGCATCAGGTGTACCATGCGCCGGAGGTGTATTTCCGTCAGGGATTGAGCCAGAAACAGCGGGAGCGGATTGCCAACGAGAATAAAAGTAAAAATCAGTAA
- a CDS encoding VPS10 domain-containing protein, with product MKKTAIAILSMLMTVQVQAQTEAAFFQQLETGKVLSTNEVTWQQFGPGNAGFANLLRFHPTLPGVVALCPDMWNAYQSENHGKNWYGITDPDGDATFYHLRDLYYSPSDAQFGLAISSSELWQTHDMGKSWEVVPNCPWYKVDTDGGDQDRWKKKVASLAIDPNNKDVWYVGGGMNVRGQDWLSSYKEVTAENPHGKEAENEGKLWRSTNAGKSWQLITKGLPQKAQVGRITVNPNNSKQVFAASNYGIFRTDNGGKKWVSVSAGKLDNDIIMDMDAYYDVKSKKLIIYVIDQVQYLPDGQTTKCTGGVFCSEDAGKTWKKINGDLGLDIGQLSGGVPANYYKNIAKWMGISVKEARKKYPVLPKNALQRFNMISVDPSREKAVYLGFSDPQIGNSIMPGRLWVTENNGKKWTNTARLYEDAWAKDSRYWEARNNPYHENMEVGHYSKHMRFGKDYALRSMRALDVGVDGSVMIISDHSTMLSMDHGKTWKQMDEDTTPKGGIVGHGNSNLPGLTIAQDRRFETTLFGSGEHHLWIPTGERKDGIPAIRFVESTQPTVSNLAFDPYDGKTVYATSNRQENKENIFRSTDGGNTWENYGVATPATKKWKDDFYTNGLTIDPINNQYMYFGSTRIVNAEKGKQGGFFFSEDFGKTFKQRNNGLPSPARINDIQFDPRDQSRKSLFIAAEKNTQNYFKPVAEGGLYHSSDRGLNWKKVKTPKSVESVQFIKMDHTNRMYITTGHNGGGAGVWYTDDFGDSWEQIFSFAGTECIDISPFDHNLLVVSVRFSSLNQGIYISRDRGLTWTKNNRNIGIPHQIEDVKFDIFDASKMWLATKGCGFYEGEIKDGQDIQVVEALPNVADSKDGAAIQLKADIVNPDFKHDKIIWKSENPSVATVDRNGLVTPVSKGQTKIWATTEDGRFTDFSIITVHP from the coding sequence ATGAAAAAAACAGCAATTGCAATTCTGTCCATGCTGATGACGGTGCAAGTGCAGGCACAGACGGAAGCTGCCTTCTTTCAGCAGCTGGAAACCGGAAAAGTATTATCCACCAATGAAGTGACTTGGCAGCAGTTTGGTCCCGGCAATGCCGGTTTCGCCAACTTGTTACGCTTTCACCCGACGTTGCCAGGCGTGGTGGCTTTATGTCCGGATATGTGGAACGCCTATCAGTCTGAAAACCATGGTAAGAATTGGTATGGCATTACGGATCCGGATGGGGATGCTACTTTCTATCACTTGCGGGACCTGTATTATTCGCCAAGTGATGCCCAATTCGGTTTAGCCATTTCGTCTTCGGAATTGTGGCAGACGCATGACATGGGCAAAAGCTGGGAGGTAGTACCTAACTGTCCGTGGTACAAGGTGGATACCGATGGCGGAGATCAAGACCGATGGAAAAAGAAAGTCGCTTCATTGGCAATTGATCCAAACAACAAGGATGTCTGGTATGTAGGAGGAGGCATGAATGTCAGGGGACAGGATTGGCTTTCTAGCTACAAGGAAGTAACTGCCGAAAATCCACATGGAAAGGAAGCAGAAAATGAAGGAAAACTCTGGCGTTCCACCAATGCTGGTAAAAGCTGGCAACTGATCACAAAAGGTTTGCCTCAAAAGGCGCAGGTGGGGCGAATCACCGTAAATCCAAACAACTCCAAACAGGTATTTGCCGCTTCCAATTACGGTATTTTCCGCACTGATAACGGTGGTAAGAAATGGGTGTCGGTTTCTGCAGGCAAGCTGGACAATGATATCATCATGGATATGGATGCCTACTATGATGTGAAAAGCAAAAAGTTGATCATTTATGTGATTGATCAGGTGCAATACCTACCAGATGGTCAAACCACTAAATGTACTGGGGGAGTATTCTGTTCGGAGGATGCAGGAAAAACATGGAAAAAAATCAATGGAGATTTGGGGCTTGATATAGGACAACTGTCAGGCGGCGTGCCTGCAAACTATTACAAGAACATTGCTAAATGGATGGGGATTTCGGTAAAGGAAGCCAGAAAGAAATATCCAGTTTTACCAAAAAATGCCCTGCAACGCTTCAATATGATCAGTGTAGATCCAAGTCGTGAAAAGGCAGTCTATTTGGGTTTTTCGGATCCACAGATCGGAAATTCCATTATGCCGGGAAGGCTTTGGGTGACGGAAAACAATGGTAAAAAGTGGACGAACACAGCCCGTTTGTATGAAGATGCTTGGGCAAAGGATAGCCGGTATTGGGAAGCCCGCAACAATCCTTATCACGAAAACATGGAAGTAGGTCATTATTCCAAGCATATGCGATTTGGAAAGGATTACGCCCTTCGTTCCATGCGAGCCTTGGATGTTGGCGTGGACGGCAGTGTCATGATTATCTCCGATCACAGCACCATGCTCAGTATGGATCACGGCAAAACATGGAAGCAGATGGATGAGGACACCACACCGAAAGGCGGAATAGTAGGACATGGCAACAGCAATCTGCCGGGATTGACTATTGCGCAGGATCGCCGTTTCGAGACCACACTTTTTGGTTCTGGTGAACATCACCTTTGGATTCCAACAGGCGAGCGCAAGGATGGTATTCCTGCCATTAGGTTTGTGGAAAGCACACAGCCTACAGTCAGCAACTTGGCTTTTGACCCGTACGATGGCAAAACAGTGTATGCCACTTCCAACAGACAGGAAAACAAAGAAAACATCTTCAGGAGTACAGATGGGGGCAATACATGGGAAAACTATGGTGTAGCCACACCTGCCACCAAAAAGTGGAAGGACGATTTCTACACCAACGGACTGACCATTGATCCGATCAATAATCAGTACATGTATTTCGGAAGTACCCGCATTGTAAATGCTGAAAAAGGGAAGCAAGGTGGATTTTTCTTCTCAGAGGATTTCGGTAAAACATTTAAGCAAAGAAACAATGGCTTGCCTTCTCCAGCCCGCATCAATGACATTCAGTTTGATCCAAGAGATCAGTCCCGAAAGTCCCTGTTTATCGCAGCAGAAAAGAATACACAAAATTATTTTAAACCTGTTGCAGAAGGCGGCTTGTACCATTCTTCTGACAGGGGCTTGAACTGGAAAAAAGTAAAGACACCGAAGTCAGTGGAAAGTGTACAGTTTATCAAGATGGACCATACCAACCGGATGTACATAACCACTGGTCATAACGGTGGAGGAGCCGGCGTTTGGTACACCGATGATTTTGGTGATTCCTGGGAACAAATCTTCTCATTTGCCGGAACGGAATGTATAGACATTTCCCCATTTGACCATAACCTGTTAGTAGTTTCCGTCCGCTTTTCCTCTTTAAATCAAGGCATCTACATCAGTAGAGATAGAGGTCTCACTTGGACGAAAAACAACCGGAACATTGGCATTCCGCATCAGATCGAGGATGTGAAGTTTGATATTTTTGATGCGTCCAAAATGTGGCTAGCCACCAAAGGATGCGGTTTCTATGAGGGAGAGATTAAAGATGGACAGGACATACAGGTAGTGGAAGCATTGCCCAATGTAGCAGACAGCAAAGATGGGGCAGCCATTCAGCTGAAAGCCGACATAGTAAATCCTGATTTCAAGCATGACAAGATTATCTGGAAGTCAGAAAACCCGTCGGTGGCAACAGTTGACCGGAACGGTTTGGTCACGCCTGTTAGCAAAGGACAAACCAAGATATGGGCAACCACGGAAGATGGTAGGTTTACGGATTTCAGCATCATTACGGTGCATCCATAG
- a CDS encoding glycoside hydrolase family 28 protein, whose product MKIKEFLRTMAVGILPFVTLLLLSVQPLKAADYNVLDFGAKGDGLTLDTKAVQQAIDQCSAEGGGKVIIPSGKTVLVGTIYLKSYVMLYLENGAVLKGSPDIKDYTTDTHKNRYKFEPHMDRCLIFAQNALSFGIEGRGTIDGNGHPKYFNRKTGRPMLIRFLNCQDIHMRDVKLINPAAWTSAWINCDDILVDGIYIHSRVNHNGDGLDFDGCTNVRVSNSSFDTSDDSICLQASDTERGCRDVVITNCIFESKWAGIRIGLLSRGDFENVTVNNCTFKNIQDSGLKIQMNEGGKMSNMIFSNLIMKSVPRPIFLTFCQQRAYVDSPDTLYPMDKMGDMTFQNLSIDNRMLDKNSGIFITGITDNYIENIILKDIRMHVSGEGTKADADRKELNEYTPEVLKKWWPEFRLVGTLPASGVYLRHVKNVLVDNIQLFTEKQDARPPIVLDDVLNPAVHHFFLNGKPIEADQLKHQ is encoded by the coding sequence ATGAAAATCAAAGAATTTTTAAGGACAATGGCGGTGGGAATACTGCCTTTTGTCACCCTTCTGCTGTTATCAGTTCAGCCGTTAAAGGCAGCCGACTACAACGTATTGGATTTTGGGGCAAAAGGAGACGGTCTTACCTTGGATACAAAAGCGGTGCAACAAGCCATTGACCAATGCAGTGCCGAAGGTGGCGGAAAAGTGATAATTCCGTCAGGCAAAACCGTTTTGGTCGGGACTATTTACCTGAAAAGTTATGTGATGCTTTACCTTGAAAATGGGGCAGTCCTGAAAGGAAGTCCAGATATCAAGGACTACACCACAGACACGCACAAGAACCGGTACAAGTTTGAGCCACACATGGATCGCTGCCTGATTTTTGCCCAGAATGCGCTTTCTTTTGGTATTGAAGGAAGGGGAACCATTGACGGGAATGGTCACCCCAAATATTTTAACCGAAAAACAGGCAGACCAATGCTGATCCGCTTTTTAAACTGTCAGGATATCCACATGCGAGATGTCAAACTGATCAATCCGGCGGCATGGACGTCAGCTTGGATCAATTGTGACGACATTCTGGTGGATGGGATTTACATCCATAGTCGGGTAAATCATAACGGAGATGGATTGGACTTTGATGGGTGTACCAATGTGCGAGTTTCGAATTCAAGCTTTGACACCAGTGATGATTCCATCTGTCTGCAAGCCTCTGATACTGAAAGGGGATGTCGTGATGTGGTGATTACCAACTGTATTTTTGAAAGCAAGTGGGCAGGTATTCGTATTGGCTTGTTGTCTCGTGGAGATTTTGAAAATGTGACCGTCAACAATTGTACGTTCAAGAATATTCAGGACAGCGGATTGAAGATCCAAATGAACGAAGGTGGAAAAATGAGCAACATGATATTTTCTAACCTGATTATGAAAAGCGTTCCCCGACCGATTTTCCTTACTTTCTGTCAGCAAAGAGCCTATGTGGACTCACCTGATACATTGTACCCGATGGATAAAATGGGAGATATGACTTTTCAGAACCTAAGTATTGACAACCGTATGCTCGACAAGAACAGCGGTATTTTTATCACAGGTATTACGGACAACTATATTGAAAATATCATCCTGAAAGATATCCGAATGCATGTGTCGGGGGAAGGAACAAAAGCAGATGCGGATCGAAAGGAATTAAATGAATATACGCCAGAAGTGCTAAAAAAATGGTGGCCCGAGTTTCGTCTGGTCGGCACGCTGCCAGCATCGGGCGTATACCTGAGGCATGTCAAAAATGTATTGGTAGATAACATCCAGCTTTTTACAGAGAAACAGGATGCACGTCCACCGATTGTATTGGACGATGTGCTCAATCCGGCTGTCCATCACTTTTTCCTGAATGGGAAACCTATCGAGGCCGATCAACTCAAACACCAATAA
- a CDS encoding sulfatase-like hydrolase/transferase, which yields MKTNYKIALFLLLTTLVSNLWAQTKPNVVVIYTDDHRFTGIHALGNEAVRTPHIDKLTDTGVAFTNTYLMGAFTGATCMPSRAMLLTGKSLFHLKNLGRTIPEKDVTMPEAFHKAGYHSHIVGKWHQDRNSISRVFDSGGKVMGLGAYLVDHYRMPLWDWNKEGKFTKDNAYLLEYDDHQNIVKSPFTSKKYERGPIGTENNGPHTSEIFADEAISFITQYKEDNPFFMYVAFHAPHDPRQAPEKYKKMYPVSKINLPPSYLTQHPFDNGDMFIRDEKLAVWPRTEEVSKEQLSDYYAIITHLDEQIGRVIASLKKSGKYENTIIVLAGDSGLAVGNHGLMGKQNLYDEDGIHVPFIISGGAVTHKGKREDTFCYIHDIFPTVCEMAGVEIQSSVEGKSMMPVVNGTQKSVRDYTYHAYKQYQRAYRKGDFKLIEYVKAEGEWKGDKNVKGSRVTQLFNVKNDPWETQDLTIFPEYKEVLETMTAEMKKAAVSEGDNKEAIGYGFDFWDYYQTF from the coding sequence ATGAAAACGAATTATAAAATTGCGCTATTTCTACTGCTTACGACACTGGTAAGCAACCTCTGGGCACAGACGAAACCCAACGTAGTGGTCATCTACACCGATGACCACCGTTTTACAGGCATCCATGCTTTAGGCAATGAAGCAGTCAGGACCCCCCATATTGATAAGCTAACCGATACCGGCGTGGCTTTTACGAATACCTACCTGATGGGAGCATTCACCGGGGCTACCTGTATGCCGAGCCGTGCCATGCTGCTGACCGGAAAGTCACTCTTTCATTTAAAAAATCTGGGACGCACCATTCCTGAAAAAGACGTGACGATGCCTGAAGCATTCCACAAGGCAGGCTATCATTCGCATATCGTGGGAAAATGGCACCAAGATCGCAATTCTATTTCAAGGGTATTTGATTCGGGAGGAAAAGTGATGGGATTGGGGGCTTACCTGGTCGATCATTACCGTATGCCTTTGTGGGATTGGAACAAGGAAGGAAAATTCACTAAAGACAATGCCTACTTACTGGAGTATGATGATCACCAAAACATTGTCAAATCACCATTTACCAGCAAAAAATATGAAAGAGGTCCTATCGGTACGGAAAATAATGGACCACATACTTCCGAAATTTTTGCCGATGAAGCCATCAGTTTTATAACGCAATATAAAGAGGATAATCCTTTCTTTATGTATGTGGCATTCCATGCGCCTCACGACCCGAGACAGGCTCCAGAAAAGTACAAGAAAATGTACCCTGTCAGTAAGATCAATTTACCACCCTCTTACCTGACGCAGCACCCGTTCGATAATGGGGATATGTTTATCCGAGATGAAAAACTGGCGGTTTGGCCCCGTACAGAGGAGGTTTCCAAGGAACAGCTTTCAGACTACTATGCCATCATTACCCATTTGGACGAACAGATCGGGCGTGTGATTGCCTCTCTGAAAAAGAGCGGAAAGTATGAGAATACCATAATCGTGCTGGCGGGCGACAGCGGATTGGCAGTCGGCAACCACGGACTGATGGGCAAACAAAACCTTTATGATGAGGATGGCATACACGTTCCTTTTATTATCTCAGGGGGAGCTGTAACGCACAAAGGCAAAAGGGAAGATACCTTCTGTTATATTCATGATATTTTCCCGACAGTTTGCGAGATGGCAGGCGTTGAGATTCAATCGTCAGTCGAGGGGAAAAGCATGATGCCAGTGGTCAATGGTACGCAGAAATCGGTGAGGGATTATACCTACCATGCCTACAAGCAATACCAGAGGGCATATAGAAAAGGGGACTTCAAACTGATCGAGTATGTGAAGGCAGAAGGGGAATGGAAAGGTGATAAAAATGTAAAAGGCTCAAGGGTGACACAATTGTTTAATGTAAAGAATGACCCTTGGGAAACACAGGACCTGACCATTTTTCCGGAGTACAAGGAGGTGTTGGAAACCATGACAGCAGAGATGAAAAAAGCAGCTGTGTCTGAAGGAGATAATAAGGAAGCAATAGGTTATGGTTTCGATTTTTGGGATTACTATCAAACATTTTGA